In Dyadobacter sp. NIV53, a single window of DNA contains:
- a CDS encoding S9 family peptidase has product MADEKPSEESYIKFDDTRNITWPADFKVVENVSGMDQSVQKSYFYKTKSAEPKPLIVSLHTWSGDYTQKDDVAAICKEKDVNYIHPDFRGANVITSACCSELALADIDDAISYAIKNAKVDTAKIYVIGVSGGGYATLATFMKSKHRIRKFSVWASISDLTAWYHESTILGNKYAKNILNCTGSQSELNVKNARYKSPLYMPGPGKNREGATLYIFAGIYDGIQGSVPITHSINFYNKLLTDLSVADKSQYVSDAEKLNLLEFRRPLGALGTIGGRKICLQKEYENFKLTIFEGNHEMLSTFAVEQLLDQ; this is encoded by the coding sequence TTGGCCGATGAAAAGCCTTCAGAAGAAAGTTATATCAAATTTGACGATACCAGAAACATTACCTGGCCAGCCGATTTTAAAGTCGTTGAAAATGTTTCCGGAATGGATCAGAGCGTTCAAAAATCTTACTTCTACAAAACAAAATCGGCTGAACCAAAACCGCTGATTGTTTCACTGCACACGTGGAGTGGGGATTACACACAGAAAGATGACGTTGCAGCGATATGCAAAGAGAAAGACGTAAACTACATTCATCCTGATTTTCGTGGTGCCAATGTAATTACCAGCGCTTGTTGTAGTGAACTGGCATTAGCGGATATTGATGATGCGATCAGCTACGCAATCAAAAATGCCAAAGTTGACACTGCGAAAATATATGTCATTGGCGTAAGCGGTGGCGGTTATGCGACGCTTGCCACTTTTATGAAATCAAAACATCGTATCAGGAAGTTTTCGGTATGGGCTTCGATTTCCGATTTGACGGCGTGGTATCATGAAAGCACAATATTGGGAAATAAATACGCAAAAAACATTTTAAATTGCACGGGTTCTCAAAGTGAGTTGAATGTAAAAAATGCCCGGTACAAATCACCTTTGTATATGCCTGGCCCTGGCAAAAACCGGGAGGGTGCAACACTGTATATTTTCGCAGGCATTTATGATGGCATTCAGGGCAGTGTACCTATTACGCACTCCATTAATTTTTACAATAAGCTTTTAACTGACTTGTCCGTGGCTGACAAATCCCAATATGTTTCGGATGCTGAAAAACTGAATCTGCTTGAATTTCGGCGTCCGTTGGGAGCACTGGGGACAATAGGTGGTAGAAAAATTTGTCTGCAAAAAGAATACGAAAATTTTAAACTAACCATTTTTGAAGGCAATCACGAAATGCTTTCAACCTTCGCTGTCGAGCAATTATTGGATCAGTAA
- a CDS encoding glycosyl hydrolase 115 family protein, whose amino-acid sequence MKMKISRFIAAFILIATGNQYAANASQFDLVTAQNKVSIYYQKGDTKLDSIAANLLASDIQLVSGYLPKVYNDISTAKGNVIIIGRADSELIMGFGNKAVDQSLKGKWESYSLRILVRPSKNISNALVIAGSDARGTAYGVFSISEKIGVTPWYWWADATPKTQKSLSLNIEDFTSKAPSVKFRGIFINDEDWGLQPWAAKTFEPETKDIGPKTYTKVFELLLRLKANLIWPAMHPSTKAFYHYPGNIKAAEDYQIVVGSSHAEPMLRNNVSEWDEKSMGHFNYLTNRKKVDEYWESRIKESSKVNGIYTTGMRGIHDGEIQGVKTMEETVPLLDTIITSQRNMLKKYVNADITKVPQVFTPYKEVLEIYDAGLKVPDDITLVWPDDNYGYIQRLSNAEENKRAGGSGVYYHVSYWGRPHDYLWLGTSHPAHIREEMTKAYAMNARQLWVLNVGDIKPNEYSTQLFMDMAYDIKPFEESVFSFTHLQNWLTTIFGNKTSVSVAKALWKYYDLAFERKPEYMGWSRTEPTTEVNFTAYNHNYYNDQAQLRIDAYDQLAADVEAISANIQPKDKDAFFELVAYPVKGATLMNKKFLYRDKAYLYTKQGRLSAQSYASLSNEVYEKIADETKFYNTKLADGKWQGMMDMFPRELPVFKLPVFDLPKTKNLPAFRALPEGYKNVDSSSNSTIQHQFSLPEFNKWNKPKYFIDVFLCRNEKKTFTVNSSENWIKISAVKGELTPDGLNSQQRIWVEIDWVKAPVQKLLKGNIIVKTDDDQYEFNVAANNAGTQDLESFKGHIEANHYLSINAVDYTNIKNTRSRQWSIVDGLGSNGKALEALPLIEKPADGDLDTMKVKSNPSVEYDFYTFHQATANLTISSLPTYPLNKNFELRYGISIDGGPVNIFNFKTFGRSDEWKNNVLSNSAQRTLKVQDLKAGKHKLTIHMIDPGVILTHIFIDLGVAQPFYGLLPSSYNNTVISSK is encoded by the coding sequence ATGAAAATGAAGATATCAAGGTTTATTGCGGCATTTATCCTGATCGCAACGGGGAATCAATATGCCGCAAATGCATCACAGTTTGATCTCGTAACGGCACAAAATAAAGTATCAATTTATTACCAAAAAGGAGATACGAAACTTGATTCCATTGCGGCGAATTTGCTGGCCTCTGATATCCAGTTAGTGAGCGGATATCTGCCAAAAGTTTACAACGATATTTCGACTGCAAAGGGAAATGTTATCATCATTGGCCGGGCGGATTCGGAGTTAATTATGGGTTTTGGAAACAAAGCTGTTGATCAGAGTTTGAAAGGAAAGTGGGAATCTTACTCACTCAGAATTCTTGTAAGACCTTCAAAGAACATTTCCAACGCGCTGGTGATTGCGGGAAGTGATGCACGGGGAACGGCATACGGTGTGTTTTCCATTTCGGAAAAAATAGGAGTGACGCCCTGGTATTGGTGGGCTGACGCAACACCGAAAACCCAGAAATCGCTTTCTCTTAATATTGAAGATTTTACCTCAAAAGCACCTTCGGTTAAGTTCAGAGGCATTTTTATCAATGACGAAGACTGGGGATTACAGCCCTGGGCGGCCAAAACTTTTGAACCTGAAACAAAAGATATCGGCCCGAAAACGTATACGAAAGTTTTTGAACTGCTCCTGCGCCTCAAAGCAAATCTGATCTGGCCGGCCATGCACCCGAGTACAAAAGCATTTTACCATTATCCGGGCAATATCAAAGCGGCCGAAGATTATCAGATTGTAGTCGGCTCTTCACACGCAGAACCGATGCTCAGAAACAATGTAAGTGAATGGGACGAAAAAAGCATGGGGCACTTTAATTACCTGACAAACAGGAAGAAAGTTGACGAATATTGGGAATCGCGGATTAAAGAGAGCAGTAAGGTCAACGGCATTTATACAACCGGAATGCGTGGGATTCACGACGGCGAAATTCAGGGCGTGAAAACGATGGAGGAAACTGTTCCGTTGCTGGATACGATTATAACTTCGCAACGGAATATGCTTAAAAAGTATGTAAATGCGGATATTACCAAAGTGCCGCAGGTATTCACACCCTACAAAGAAGTACTCGAAATATATGATGCTGGCCTGAAAGTGCCGGATGATATTACCCTGGTGTGGCCGGACGATAATTATGGATACATTCAGCGGCTAAGTAACGCAGAAGAAAATAAAAGAGCAGGCGGTTCGGGTGTTTATTATCATGTGTCTTATTGGGGCAGGCCTCACGATTATTTGTGGCTGGGTACGTCGCATCCTGCACATATTCGCGAAGAAATGACCAAAGCTTATGCAATGAACGCGAGACAGTTATGGGTGTTGAATGTGGGTGATATCAAGCCTAATGAATATTCCACGCAACTTTTTATGGACATGGCTTATGATATAAAGCCATTTGAAGAATCTGTCTTTTCTTTCACCCATTTGCAAAATTGGTTGACCACAATTTTTGGAAATAAAACATCAGTTTCTGTTGCCAAGGCACTTTGGAAATATTACGACCTGGCTTTTGAGCGCAAGCCCGAATATATGGGTTGGAGCCGGACGGAGCCAACTACGGAAGTGAATTTCACTGCGTACAATCACAACTATTACAACGATCAGGCCCAACTTAGAATTGATGCTTACGATCAGTTGGCGGCGGATGTCGAAGCTATCAGTGCCAATATCCAGCCAAAAGACAAGGATGCTTTTTTCGAATTGGTAGCCTATCCGGTTAAAGGAGCGACGTTGATGAATAAGAAATTCCTATATCGAGACAAAGCTTATTTGTATACCAAACAGGGCAGATTGAGTGCTCAATCGTATGCTTCGTTATCTAATGAAGTGTATGAAAAAATCGCCGATGAAACTAAATTCTATAACACAAAACTGGCAGACGGAAAGTGGCAGGGCATGATGGATATGTTTCCAAGAGAGCTTCCGGTTTTTAAATTACCCGTTTTTGATTTGCCCAAAACAAAAAATTTACCTGCTTTTCGTGCGCTACCAGAAGGTTACAAAAATGTTGATTCCAGTTCAAATTCCACAATTCAGCATCAGTTTTCGCTTCCTGAATTTAATAAATGGAACAAGCCGAAATATTTCATCGACGTATTTTTATGTCGGAATGAAAAAAAGACTTTTACTGTAAATTCTTCTGAAAACTGGATAAAAATAAGTGCTGTAAAAGGGGAATTAACTCCGGACGGATTGAACAGTCAGCAGCGTATTTGGGTGGAAATCGACTGGGTTAAAGCACCGGTTCAGAAGTTGTTAAAAGGAAATATTATTGTCAAAACGGATGATGATCAATATGAATTTAATGTAGCAGCCAACAATGCCGGAACGCAGGATCTCGAAAGTTTTAAGGGCCACATTGAAGCCAATCATTATTTGTCAATCAATGCTGTTGACTACACAAACATTAAAAACACCAGATCCCGCCAGTGGAGCATCGTGGATGGATTGGGTTCCAATGGCAAAGCTCTGGAAGCATTGCCATTGATTGAAAAACCAGCTGATGGTGATTTGGATACAATGAAAGTGAAAAGCAATCCCTCGGTTGAATACGATTTTTACACGTTCCATCAGGCAACTGCAAACCTTACGATTTCTTCGTTACCTACGTATCCGCTCAACAAAAATTTTGAATTGCGATACGGCATCAGCATTGATGGCGGTCCGGTAAACATATTCAATTTCAAAACTTTTGGCCGAAGCGACGAGTGGAAAAATAATGTATTGAGCAACTCAGCTCAACGTACTTTGAAGGTGCAGGATCTGAAAGCGGGCAAACACAAACTGACAATCCATATGATCGATCCGGGAGTGATTTTGACGCATATTTTTATTGACCTGGGCGTTGCTCAGCCGTTTTACGGATTGCTTCCTTCAAGCTATAACAACACAGTTATTAGCAGTAAATAA
- a CDS encoding glycoside hydrolase family 28 protein, whose product MKQRIVAILFCASLLLAYIAQAEVPTVKLKVKAHFAMPDILVPDFSKSKKLLITDFGAVQGDKIKTSQAIAKATTEANKLGGGIVVIPEGEWLTGKIHLKSNVNLHLNKGAVLLFSENPDDYLPAVHSTWEGLECLNYSPLIYAYECKNIAITGEGELKAKLDVWKEWYARPKPHMESIKRLYNLAAAYTPVDERQMVNDTAHLRPQFIQFNRSENILLEGVTITNSPFWTIHPYLSKNVVIRKVKVYAHGHNNDGVDPEMSQNVLIEDCVFDQGDDAIAIKSGRNPEGWRLKTPSKNIVIRNCIVKNGHQLVAIGSELSGGIENVDISNCQVIDGAKLNHLLFIKTNERMGGYVKNIYASNLTAGKIDLGVLGIETDVLYQWRTLVPTTIRKLTPISDVYLSNITVKDVQFESRILGQKELPVKNVSMKNIVTNTIHDKKEIHENVLNFQN is encoded by the coding sequence ATGAAACAACGAATTGTTGCCATTTTATTCTGCGCTTCATTATTGCTTGCCTATATCGCGCAAGCGGAGGTTCCTACCGTCAAATTGAAAGTGAAGGCACATTTTGCTATGCCCGATATTCTGGTTCCGGATTTTAGCAAAAGTAAAAAACTGCTTATTACGGATTTTGGAGCAGTACAGGGAGATAAAATAAAAACATCGCAGGCTATTGCAAAAGCCACTACGGAAGCGAATAAGCTTGGCGGAGGAATCGTTGTGATTCCCGAAGGCGAATGGCTGACCGGAAAAATTCACCTTAAAAGCAATGTTAACCTGCATTTAAATAAAGGTGCTGTTTTACTATTTTCAGAAAATCCGGATGACTATTTGCCGGCTGTCCACAGTACATGGGAAGGTCTGGAATGTCTTAATTATTCCCCGCTGATTTATGCTTACGAGTGTAAAAACATTGCTATTACCGGCGAAGGAGAGTTAAAAGCCAAACTCGATGTATGGAAAGAATGGTATGCACGTCCGAAGCCGCATATGGAAAGTATCAAGCGTCTGTACAATCTGGCTGCTGCTTATACGCCTGTCGATGAGCGCCAAATGGTGAATGATACTGCCCATCTTCGCCCGCAGTTTATCCAGTTTAACAGGAGCGAAAATATTTTGTTAGAAGGCGTTACCATTACAAACAGTCCCTTCTGGACGATCCATCCTTATCTATCCAAAAATGTGGTAATCCGGAAAGTAAAAGTATATGCGCATGGACATAACAATGATGGTGTAGATCCCGAAATGAGCCAGAATGTGTTGATAGAAGATTGCGTTTTTGACCAGGGAGATGATGCTATTGCTATCAAATCGGGGCGAAATCCGGAAGGATGGCGGTTGAAAACGCCTTCAAAAAACATTGTGATCCGTAACTGTATTGTTAAAAACGGACATCAGCTGGTTGCGATCGGAAGTGAACTTTCCGGCGGAATTGAAAACGTGGATATCAGCAATTGTCAGGTAATTGATGGTGCGAAACTGAATCATTTGTTATTTATCAAAACCAATGAACGCATGGGCGGATACGTGAAAAACATTTACGCGTCGAATCTCACAGCGGGTAAAATTGATCTCGGTGTACTCGGTATTGAAACCGACGTATTGTATCAATGGCGGACTTTGGTACCAACTACGATCCGCAAACTCACGCCGATCTCGGATGTTTATTTGAGCAATATTACTGTCAAAGATGTACAGTTTGAATCCAGAATATTAGGCCAAAAAGAGTTGCCTGTCAAAAATGTATCCATGAAAAATATTGTCACCAATACGATACACGACAAAAAAGAAATTCACGAAAACGTGCTCAACTTCCAGAATTGA
- a CDS encoding GDSL-type esterase/lipase family protein, with protein sequence MITRYIFILFFLISSHLPAQSVNPTSVKPNIFTLGDSNGTYPHSWPQQLASAIPGAQVFNISKSGRTIGFLNLGDSTLNSLFVIDQNLKKAAEFTGERPYDFVILELGTNDAKNVFAALQHEVSLNLEKLVTKIKNSPYPVISKAKIIIISPPPYGSKALGTDKYAGGDDRVKQMSTEFEKVAHRNGCIFINGYKTIGHHIETMTTDGLHLDSAGSRALIEPILNIIY encoded by the coding sequence ATGATAACCAGATACATATTTATACTTTTCTTTTTGATTTCAAGCCACTTGCCGGCTCAGTCTGTAAACCCAACTTCGGTAAAGCCGAATATTTTTACTTTGGGTGATAGCAACGGCACTTATCCGCACAGCTGGCCTCAGCAGCTGGCTTCGGCCATTCCCGGTGCACAGGTTTTTAACATCAGCAAAAGTGGAAGGACAATTGGTTTTCTCAATTTGGGTGATAGTACTTTAAATTCCCTTTTTGTAATAGACCAAAATCTTAAAAAAGCAGCTGAATTTACCGGAGAGCGACCGTACGATTTTGTGATTTTGGAGCTCGGTACAAATGACGCCAAAAACGTTTTCGCCGCCTTGCAACATGAAGTCTCTTTGAACTTGGAAAAGCTCGTAACGAAAATCAAAAACAGTCCATATCCGGTGATCAGCAAGGCGAAAATCATCATTATTTCGCCACCGCCATATGGTTCAAAAGCGCTGGGCACGGATAAATATGCTGGTGGAGATGATCGCGTCAAACAAATGAGCACGGAATTCGAAAAAGTAGCACATCGTAATGGTTGTATTTTTATAAATGGCTATAAAACCATTGGGCATCATATAGAAACCATGACCACAGACGGGCTTCACCTGGATTCTGCCGGTTCAAGGGCATTAATTGAACCCATTCTTAATATCATTTATTAG